A stretch of the Mycolicibacterium celeriflavum genome encodes the following:
- a CDS encoding LuxR C-terminal-related transcriptional regulator: protein MLASMSEIDPQADPPPLNWSDLGMSGLLPTGTVTLLLADVEGSTRLWETQPEEMRVAIAMLDRTLADLTSMHNGVRPVEQGEGDSFVLAFARASDAVACALALQRAPLAPIRMRIGVNTGEIQLRDEGNYIGPTINRTARLRDLAHGGQTVLSGATESMVLDHLPVDAWLTDLGTHTLRDLPRPERVVQLCHPDIPNEFPPLRVAKAAVVQRFPAQLTSFVGRAAQIDEARSVLGDNRLVTLNGAGGAGKTRLAIQIAGVIASEFADGAWYVDLAPITNPDVVVVAVARGLGLPDQPNRSTMDTIVRFVGEHQMLVVLDNCEHLLDVTAELAVDLLKVCPALTLLTTSREPIGVAGEVTLRVPSLAIADEAVHLFADRARLVRAEFHLTDDNVASVTEICRRLDGMPLAIELAAARVRALSLQEIVDSLHDRFRLLTGGSRTTVRRQQTLRASVDWSHALLTEPERVVFRQLAVFLGGFDLEAARAISGDGDVERYQVLDLLTLLVDKSLVVAEESGGRTRYRLLETVRQYAQEKLAESAQADAVRALHRDHYLGLAIGVDAPGDEGHEARLEQAEIEFDNIRAAFAWSRECGDTELALQLACSLFPLWLARGRNGEGCAWLDTTLNDRTADERKIAPAVYARALADRVALDAWSGLPASLDRAEEALGIARDVGDRALLARALTARGMAVGYDDELSEPYFAEAVELAREIDDSWRLIHLLGWRAYAAIMAGDPIAARTAADEGRRVAAASGNHFGSRTSRSWLGWADVMSANLADATARFDEVFAEVEAVNDLVWRFTSLFGQTYVFANGGDVGHARAAAEAALEAAKELTGFYPGFAYGGLGLVHLAAGDLDACAEASETASNLLSIQPNAAGTVLYLRAETALARGDLTAARRFADEAISMTKGWYLASALRTRARVALAQGESEQAERDAYAALACAADLRAYLGVADTLECLARLAGEAESQHEAVRLLGAANAMRERGRLLRFKAYDADFENTAVALRDVLGQDDFEVCWAEGAALSTEEAIAYAQRGRGERKRPSSGWASLTPTELDVVRLVGEGLANKDVATRLFVSPRTVQTHLTHVYTKLGLTSRVQLAQEAARHT from the coding sequence ATGCTGGCTAGCATGAGCGAGATTGATCCACAGGCGGATCCGCCACCGTTGAACTGGAGCGACCTGGGCATGAGCGGGCTACTTCCGACCGGAACGGTGACGCTGCTTCTCGCCGACGTCGAAGGCTCGACGCGGTTGTGGGAGACCCAGCCCGAGGAGATGCGCGTGGCGATCGCGATGCTCGATCGGACGCTAGCCGACCTCACTTCCATGCATAACGGTGTGCGGCCGGTCGAACAGGGCGAGGGCGACAGCTTCGTGTTGGCGTTCGCCCGTGCCAGCGATGCGGTGGCATGTGCGTTGGCGTTGCAGCGGGCGCCGTTGGCGCCGATCCGGATGCGGATCGGCGTCAACACGGGCGAGATTCAGTTGCGCGACGAGGGCAACTACATCGGCCCGACCATCAATCGCACCGCGCGGCTGCGCGACTTGGCCCATGGTGGGCAGACGGTGTTGTCGGGTGCGACGGAGTCGATGGTGCTCGACCATCTCCCGGTCGATGCGTGGCTCACCGACCTTGGCACGCACACGTTACGAGACCTGCCGCGCCCGGAACGGGTTGTGCAACTGTGTCATCCGGACATTCCCAATGAGTTCCCGCCGCTGCGGGTAGCGAAAGCAGCTGTGGTGCAGCGCTTTCCGGCCCAACTCACGAGCTTCGTCGGACGTGCGGCGCAGATCGACGAGGCGCGCAGCGTCCTTGGCGACAACCGGCTGGTGACCCTCAACGGTGCGGGCGGCGCGGGAAAGACGCGTTTGGCCATCCAGATCGCGGGTGTGATCGCGAGCGAGTTCGCCGACGGTGCGTGGTACGTCGACTTGGCGCCGATCACCAACCCGGACGTGGTCGTGGTCGCGGTGGCCCGCGGCCTGGGCCTGCCCGATCAGCCGAACCGCTCGACGATGGACACGATCGTCCGATTCGTCGGCGAGCATCAGATGCTCGTCGTGTTGGACAACTGCGAACACCTGTTGGACGTGACCGCCGAGCTCGCCGTCGACCTACTGAAGGTCTGTCCGGCCCTGACCTTGCTCACCACCAGCCGCGAGCCCATAGGTGTCGCGGGCGAGGTCACCCTGCGGGTGCCATCGCTGGCGATCGCCGACGAGGCGGTCCACTTGTTCGCCGACCGTGCCCGGCTGGTCCGCGCGGAATTCCATCTCACCGATGACAACGTGGCATCGGTGACCGAGATCTGCCGGCGGCTCGACGGCATGCCGCTCGCGATCGAGCTCGCCGCGGCGCGGGTGCGCGCGCTGTCGTTGCAGGAGATCGTCGACAGCCTGCACGATCGATTCCGGTTGTTGACCGGAGGATCGCGGACCACGGTGCGTCGGCAGCAGACGCTGCGGGCGTCGGTGGACTGGTCGCACGCGCTGCTGACCGAACCCGAGCGCGTGGTGTTCCGGCAACTCGCGGTGTTCCTCGGCGGGTTCGATCTCGAAGCTGCCCGGGCGATCTCCGGTGACGGCGATGTGGAGCGCTACCAGGTGCTCGACCTGCTCACCTTGCTGGTCGACAAATCGCTCGTGGTGGCCGAGGAGAGTGGCGGCCGCACACGATACCGCTTGCTGGAGACGGTTCGGCAGTACGCACAGGAGAAGCTGGCCGAGTCGGCCCAGGCGGACGCCGTTCGCGCGCTGCACCGCGACCACTATCTCGGGCTGGCCATCGGGGTCGACGCCCCGGGCGACGAAGGGCATGAGGCACGCCTGGAGCAGGCCGAAATCGAGTTCGACAACATCCGTGCGGCTTTCGCGTGGAGCCGCGAGTGCGGTGATACCGAACTCGCTTTGCAGCTCGCCTGCTCGCTATTCCCGTTGTGGCTCGCGCGGGGTCGCAACGGCGAGGGGTGCGCCTGGCTGGACACCACACTGAACGACCGAACGGCGGACGAACGGAAGATTGCGCCCGCCGTATACGCTCGTGCGCTCGCAGACAGGGTCGCACTCGACGCGTGGTCCGGCCTCCCGGCAAGCCTCGATCGGGCTGAGGAAGCGCTGGGGATCGCGCGGGACGTCGGGGACCGTGCCCTGCTGGCCCGGGCACTGACCGCGCGTGGCATGGCTGTCGGTTACGACGACGAACTTTCCGAGCCATACTTCGCCGAGGCGGTCGAGCTGGCCCGCGAGATCGACGACAGCTGGCGGCTCATTCACCTTCTCGGGTGGCGCGCATATGCGGCCATCATGGCGGGAGATCCGATCGCGGCGCGCACGGCCGCAGATGAGGGTCGACGTGTCGCCGCCGCGTCTGGCAACCACTTCGGCTCGCGCACCAGTCGCAGCTGGTTGGGGTGGGCAGACGTGATGAGCGCCAACCTCGCGGATGCCACTGCGCGATTCGACGAGGTATTCGCCGAGGTTGAAGCAGTGAACGATCTGGTTTGGCGGTTCACCAGCCTGTTCGGCCAGACTTATGTATTCGCCAATGGTGGAGACGTAGGGCATGCCCGCGCCGCGGCCGAAGCCGCCCTCGAGGCCGCCAAGGAGCTCACCGGGTTCTACCCCGGCTTTGCCTACGGAGGATTGGGACTCGTGCACCTTGCCGCCGGAGACCTCGACGCCTGCGCGGAGGCATCCGAGACCGCGTCGAATCTGTTGAGCATCCAACCCAATGCCGCGGGAACCGTCCTGTACCTACGCGCTGAGACGGCGCTGGCCCGCGGCGATCTGACGGCCGCGCGCCGCTTCGCCGATGAAGCGATATCAATGACGAAAGGCTGGTATCTCGCGTCAGCGCTCAGGACCCGGGCCCGGGTTGCGCTGGCACAGGGCGAGTCGGAACAGGCTGAACGCGACGCCTACGCCGCCCTTGCCTGTGCGGCAGATCTGCGGGCGTACCTGGGCGTCGCAGACACACTGGAGTGCTTGGCCCGTTTGGCAGGAGAAGCCGAGAGTCAACACGAGGCGGTACGACTGCTCGGCGCGGCGAACGCGATGCGCGAACGTGGTCGGTTGCTCCGGTTCAAGGCCTACGATGCCGACTTCGAGAACACGGCGGTGGCGCTTCGAGATGTCCTGGGGCAGGACGACTTCGAGGTGTGTTGGGCCGAGGGTGCCGCTTTGTCCACCGAGGAGGCGATTGCCTACGCTCAGCGTGGTCGTGGTGAACGCAAGCGGCCGAGCAGTGGTTGGGCGTCTTTGACGCCGACTGAACTCGACGTCGTACGGCTGGTCGGCGAGGGGCTTGCCAACAAGGACGTCGCCACAAGGCTTTTCGTGTCACCGCGGACGGTGCAGACGCATCTGACGCACGTCTACACCAAGCTGGGCTTGACGTCGCGGGTGCAGTTGGCGCAAGAGGCGGCCCGACATACCTGA